In Candidatus Omnitrophota bacterium, a single genomic region encodes these proteins:
- a CDS encoding 1-deoxy-D-xylulose-5-phosphate reductoisomerase: MKKIAVLGSTGSIGKNTLDIIKNFPGEFKAVALSTNSNTDLLYRQIKIFRPEYACVSDEKAAAKLKRLLRPSAVRIFTGADGLDEMAGLSGIDQVMMAISGSAALRPLISAINSAKDIALANKEALVMAGHLVMRMAARKKINICPVDSEQSAIWQCLMGNEMRQVKRLHLTASGGPFRKFSRSQLNKISVEQALKHPCWKMGRKISVDSATLMNKGLEVIEAMHLFGVSADKIKVVIHPEALIHSMVEFLDGIILAQISVTDMRLPIQYALSYPDRLQNGINSQLDFCKIKQFSFYRPDTGKFECLRLAYEAAKAGGSLPVVMNAANETCVNAFINGRIGFLAIPRIIEKVMRKHRLIKDPTLKEIFYSDEWAKAEAQKSLN; the protein is encoded by the coding sequence ATGAAGAAAATAGCTGTTTTGGGCTCAACCGGTTCCATCGGTAAGAATACCCTGGATATCATAAAGAATTTTCCCGGGGAATTTAAGGCGGTTGCCCTCAGCACTAATAGCAATACCGATCTTTTATACCGTCAGATTAAGATCTTCCGGCCTGAATATGCGTGCGTCAGCGATGAGAAAGCTGCGGCAAAGTTAAAAAGGCTGTTAAGGCCATCAGCCGTCAGGATATTTACCGGCGCAGACGGCCTGGATGAAATGGCAGGATTATCCGGTATTGATCAGGTGATGATGGCAATAAGCGGTTCTGCGGCATTACGGCCACTCATTAGTGCTATCAATTCCGCCAAAGATATTGCGCTGGCAAATAAAGAGGCGCTGGTTATGGCCGGCCACCTGGTGATGAGGATGGCCGCCAGAAAAAAAATAAACATATGCCCGGTTGACAGCGAGCAATCTGCGATCTGGCAGTGCCTGATGGGCAATGAAATGCGCCAGGTAAAAAGGCTGCATCTTACAGCTTCAGGCGGGCCGTTCAGGAAATTCAGCAGGAGCCAGTTAAATAAGATATCAGTCGAGCAGGCACTTAAGCATCCCTGTTGGAAGATGGGCAGGAAGATAAGCGTGGATTCTGCTACTTTGATGAACAAGGGGCTTGAAGTAATTGAGGCAATGCATTTATTCGGGGTATCCGCCGATAAAATCAAAGTTGTAATACACCCCGAAGCTTTGATACATTCGATGGTTGAGTTTTTAGACGGGATAATCCTTGCGCAGATATCTGTGACTGACATGCGCCTGCCGATACAGTATGCCCTGTCTTATCCCGACAGGCTGCAAAACGGCATTAATTCGCAGTTAGATTTCTGTAAAATCAAGCAGTTTTCTTTTTACAGGCCGGATACCGGCAAATTTGAATGTTTAAGGCTTGCTTATGAAGCAGCTAAGGCTGGCGGCAGCCTTCCGGTTGTCATGAATGCCGCTAATGAAACCTGTGTAAATGCTTTTATAAATGGCAGGATCGGGTTCCTTGCAATACCCAGGATAATAGAAAAAGTGATGAGAAAGCACCGTTTAATAAAGGACCCTACATTAAAAGAGATATTTTATTCTGATGAATGGGCAAAGGCAGAAGCCCAGAAATCGCTTAATTAA
- the rseP gene encoding RIP metalloprotease RseP yields MVTLIIYLLILGILIVVHELGHFLCAKKVGVRVEEFSVGFGRKLFKRKKKDTEYSVSLVPLGGYVKMSGDSLEEYKGKPYEYLSKTPQARAAIVFCGPLLNYVLGFLFFWVVFFAGYPTLTSTVGALVDGMGAQAAGVQAGDKIISVDGKNVNLWEEIQDGVYEKKAGDIVSLTVERGGKELNFDVTIKEKEFDDILGKKKSIGIIGIEPKSDELIKVRHGFFESLLLAAEKTWLLTRLTYQSLWWMISGQLSLKESVTGPLGILMITSNVASQGIIAVLNFIALLSISLGIFNLLPLPVLDGGHILFLAIEKIRGKNFSLKTERIITRLGISLLIFLALIVTYNDLLRFGSKIFGWMK; encoded by the coding sequence ATGGTAACCTTAATAATCTATTTATTGATACTTGGAATACTCATAGTAGTGCATGAGCTCGGCCATTTCTTATGCGCCAAAAAAGTCGGCGTGCGGGTCGAGGAATTTTCCGTGGGTTTCGGGCGCAAGCTTTTTAAGAGGAAGAAGAAAGATACAGAATATTCCGTATCTTTAGTACCCTTAGGCGGCTATGTGAAGATGTCAGGCGACAGCCTTGAGGAATATAAAGGCAAGCCCTATGAATATTTAAGCAAGACTCCGCAAGCAAGGGCGGCAATAGTCTTCTGCGGGCCGTTGCTTAATTATGTGCTGGGATTTTTATTTTTTTGGGTGGTTTTCTTTGCAGGGTATCCTACATTGACTTCAACAGTAGGGGCTCTTGTAGACGGCATGGGAGCTCAGGCTGCAGGCGTGCAGGCAGGGGATAAGATCATATCAGTAGACGGGAAAAATGTAAATTTATGGGAAGAGATACAGGATGGGGTATATGAAAAGAAAGCCGGAGACATCGTCAGTCTTACGGTTGAGCGCGGAGGTAAAGAGTTAAATTTTGATGTCACTATCAAGGAAAAAGAGTTTGACGATATTTTAGGCAAGAAAAAAAGCATAGGTATTATCGGGATAGAGCCGAAGAGCGATGAATTGATAAAAGTAAGGCATGGGTTTTTTGAATCACTGCTATTGGCCGCTGAGAAAACCTGGCTGCTTACCAGGCTTACCTATCAGAGCTTATGGTGGATGATAAGCGGGCAGTTATCGCTTAAGGAATCAGTGACCGGACCATTGGGTATACTTATGATTACATCAAATGTCGCCAGTCAGGGGATTATTGCGGTGTTGAATTTTATCGCCCTCTTAAGCATAAGCTTGGGTATATTCAATTTACTGCCTCTGCCTGTTTTGGACGGCGGGCATATATTGTTTCTTGCTATTGAGAAAATCAGGGGAAAGAATTTCAGCCTTAAGACCGAGCGTATTATTACGCGCTTAGGCATAAGCCTGCTTATATTCCTGGCTTTAATCGTTACTTACAATGACCTTCTGAGGTTTGGGAGCAAAATATTCGGATGGATGAAATAA
- a CDS encoding flavodoxin-dependent (E)-4-hydroxy-3-methylbut-2-enyl-diphosphate synthase, which yields MDEIKRSKTRLVKVGNVKIGAGNAISIQSMAKTSTKDIESTCRQIGQLQESGCQIVRLAVLDMEDARSLKKIKAGSVLPIVADIHFDWRLAIAAIDSGVDKIRLNPGNIYKKNEVANIVSALKSAHIPLRVGANSGSLRGQGISTPAKLVSSVLAYLRMLEGLKFYNTVVSLKASNVLDTIEAYTRFSRLSDYPLHLGVTATGFSLDGAVKSSVALGHLLLNGIGDTIRVSLTDDPRQEVRVAKSILESLGLRKFGIQFVSCPTCGRCQVDLINVISGFEKDIDKASKGKTGMKVAFMGCVVNGPGEAKEADIGLAFGKNEGLLFYKGKPVKKVSIKDSKKELIRQIKKLKER from the coding sequence ATGGATGAAATAAAGAGAAGCAAAACAAGGTTAGTAAAAGTCGGCAATGTCAAGATCGGCGCGGGGAATGCTATCTCTATCCAGTCTATGGCCAAGACCAGTACTAAAGATATTGAAAGCACCTGTCGTCAAATCGGGCAGCTTCAAGAGAGCGGCTGCCAGATAGTGCGCCTGGCAGTCCTCGATATGGAGGATGCCCGGTCTTTAAAGAAGATAAAAGCAGGCTCTGTCCTGCCTATTGTCGCTGATATACATTTTGACTGGCGCCTGGCGATAGCTGCTATTGATAGCGGAGTGGATAAAATCAGGCTTAACCCCGGTAATATCTATAAAAAAAATGAAGTAGCAAACATTGTTTCTGCGCTTAAATCTGCGCATATCCCTTTAAGGGTCGGGGCTAATTCAGGCTCATTAAGAGGCCAGGGTATTAGCACCCCGGCAAAGTTGGTTTCTTCGGTTTTAGCTTATTTAAGGATGCTGGAGGGGTTGAAATTTTATAATACAGTGGTTTCTCTTAAGGCTTCCAATGTGCTGGATACAATAGAAGCTTATACCAGATTCAGCCGCTTAAGCGATTATCCCCTGCATCTTGGGGTTACGGCAACAGGTTTTTCTCTGGACGGTGCGGTTAAATCCAGCGTTGCCTTGGGGCATTTGCTATTAAACGGCATAGGTGATACAATAAGGGTATCTTTGACTGACGATCCCAGGCAGGAAGTACGGGTTGCAAAGAGCATCCTTGAGTCGCTGGGGTTAAGGAAATTCGGGATACAGTTTGTAAGCTGCCCCACCTGCGGAAGGTGCCAGGTGGACCTGATAAATGTTATCTCCGGTTTTGAAAAGGATATAGATAAGGCAAGCAAAGGCAAGACCGGCATGAAAGTAGCGTTTATGGGTTGTGTTGTAAACGGGCCCGGCGAAGCAAAAGAAGCAGACATAGGCCTTGCATTCGGAAAAAACGAAGGCCTGCTGTTTTATAAAGGTAAACCAGTAAAAAAAGTTTCTATCAAGGATTCAAAGAAGGAATTGATCAGGCAGATAAAAAAACTTAAAGAAAGATAA
- the proS gene encoding proline--tRNA ligase yields the protein MLWTKLFIPTLKESPQEAESVSHQLMLRAGLIRMLMAGVYSYLPLGLRVLNNIENIIRQEMGSCGASELLLPALHPLELWSRTGRDKDIGEVMFRFQDRRNRKVCLGPTHEEVITELVANHVSSYKQLPLVLYQIQTKFRDEIRPRFGIVRACEFIMKDAYSFDRDQKGLDINYQAMHDAYLRIFSRCGLDILTVEADSGVMGGKVSHEFMVPAASGEDIVLYCPDCKVAKPFKEEITSCRHCKSGLNKVNTIEIGHIFQLGVKYSSALGANFLNENGKLNPIIMGCYGIGVSRLIAAIIEQNNDKDGIIWPAEVSPFKAIVLPLDVNDKTIMDKARSCYAGLLKAGIDVMMDDRDERAGVKFKDADLIGIPIIIVFGQKSLKEGKVEIKLRRDKKDLLIDEPVIIDKIKELS from the coding sequence ATGCTTTGGACAAAACTATTTATACCGACATTAAAGGAATCCCCCCAGGAAGCTGAATCTGTCAGCCATCAGCTGATGCTCAGGGCAGGATTGATCAGGATGCTCATGGCAGGGGTGTATTCTTATCTCCCGCTGGGATTAAGGGTGTTGAATAATATTGAAAATATCATCCGTCAGGAGATGGGTTCATGCGGGGCAAGCGAATTGCTTCTGCCTGCTTTGCATCCCCTTGAATTATGGTCCAGGACCGGAAGGGATAAAGATATCGGCGAAGTGATGTTTCGTTTTCAGGACAGGCGCAACAGAAAAGTCTGCCTTGGGCCTACTCATGAAGAAGTAATCACTGAGCTGGTAGCCAACCATGTGTCTTCTTATAAGCAACTGCCTTTGGTTTTGTACCAGATACAGACAAAGTTTCGTGATGAAATAAGGCCCAGGTTCGGGATAGTGCGGGCTTGCGAGTTTATCATGAAGGATGCCTATAGTTTTGACCGCGACCAGAAAGGGCTGGATATAAATTATCAGGCGATGCACGATGCCTACCTTAGGATATTCTCCAGGTGCGGGCTGGATATACTGACAGTCGAGGCAGACAGTGGAGTTATGGGGGGTAAAGTTTCCCATGAATTCATGGTGCCTGCTGCAAGCGGCGAAGATATTGTGCTTTACTGTCCGGATTGCAAGGTAGCAAAGCCTTTTAAAGAAGAAATAACCAGCTGCCGGCATTGTAAATCCGGGCTTAATAAAGTCAATACAATTGAGATCGGGCATATATTTCAATTAGGGGTCAAATACAGCAGCGCCTTGGGCGCGAATTTTCTTAATGAGAACGGAAAGCTGAACCCGATTATCATGGGTTGTTACGGCATAGGCGTATCCAGGCTCATCGCAGCAATAATCGAGCAGAATAATGACAAAGACGGTATAATCTGGCCAGCGGAAGTAAGCCCGTTTAAGGCAATTGTCCTGCCTTTGGATGTTAACGACAAAACTATCATGGATAAAGCCCGGTCTTGTTATGCCGGGCTTTTAAAAGCAGGCATAGACGTGATGATGGATGACAGAGATGAGAGGGCCGGGGTTAAGTTCAAAGACGCTGATTTAATCGGCATACCTATAATAATTGTCTTTGGGCAGAAATCTTTAAAAGAAGGCAAAGTAGAGATAAAGCTGCGCAGGGACAAAAAAGATTTATTGATTGATGAGCCCGTGATTATTGACAAGATAAAAGAGTTATCATAA
- a CDS encoding ribosome maturation factor RimP: protein MDYKIFEEELRDLIRPLLENEGFTLVELNFFRAQDKAVVKILADRRSGGISIDECARLNQQIGDLLDSRDTIKDKYLLEVSSPGLDRPLRTREDFGRCIGKEARFFLKEQFDSKLEYSGKILDVKDDSVSIDSAGRVIELPIRIISKAKQQV, encoded by the coding sequence ATGGATTATAAAATATTTGAGGAAGAACTAAGGGATTTAATCAGGCCGCTACTGGAAAACGAAGGTTTTACCCTTGTTGAGCTTAATTTTTTCCGCGCTCAGGACAAGGCGGTGGTCAAGATACTGGCTGATAGGCGGTCCGGAGGCATTAGCATAGATGAGTGCGCCAGGCTAAACCAGCAGATCGGGGATTTACTTGATAGCCGGGATACGATAAAGGATAAATACCTGCTTGAGGTTTCTTCGCCGGGCTTAGACCGCCCCTTAAGGACAAGAGAGGATTTCGGCAGGTGCATAGGCAAAGAAGCCAGATTTTTTCTTAAGGAGCAGTTTGATTCAAAACTGGAATATTCAGGTAAAATATTAGATGTTAAAGATGATTCGGTGAGCATTGATTCGGCAGGCAGGGTAATCGAGCTGCCCATCAGAATCATATCTAAAGCAAAACAACAGGTTTAA
- a CDS encoding translation initiation factor IF-2 yields the protein MIKAKKEKIKTKKEPKAKKPAAIKKAQTVKTLPKPKTSAKPVIKKAVVLKHKKADLKKEEVIPVTTVEQKVKAAKTPVVKEHIPKPEIKKEAPEQRKVPLPGQQQAPLPSSKPEIKGPVKTSAVKPAAAVKTVKQEPVYHKEQAPEKPEVKTVQPERKLKELELKLPITVKDLSVKLQEKPSVLIKMLMEMKILAGMNQPLGQDIVSKIAEKYGFAIVMAPDEEAQILKVHQDKDAPGALKPRPPIVTFMGHVDHGKTSLLDAIRKTKVVESEHGGITQHIGAYRVILPGGEITFLDTPGHEAFTAMRARGASITDIVVLVVAADEGIMPQTKEAIDHAKAAGVSIIVALNKIDRQQANVDKVKKELAELNLTPEDWGGKTITVPVSAKTGQGIDNLLEMILLESQMLELKGNPDRPANGIVIESKLTKGKGIVVTLLVKSGVLHLNENLIVGNFYGRIRAMFDDRGRSVTKAGMSNPVEVLGISGIPQAGEQFFVVKDEKEARSLSNIRQDKEKEEQLAPIKRISLEDLHDQIQQGKIKDLKLIIKADVQGSIEAIKDMLNKLNVSEIKLDIIHEGVGSINSSDIILAVASNALVLGFNVPVEDKAAELVAKEGVDVRTYNIIYELGNDIKAAVEGMLEPKLKKVFLGKAQVKKVFKLSRESGLIAGCQVIKGTITRSASVSLLRNGSEVIETKISSLKRFKDDVREVAEGYECGISLANFNEIMEGDVIEAFELEKIARKL from the coding sequence ATGATAAAAGCAAAAAAAGAGAAGATAAAGACCAAGAAAGAGCCTAAGGCAAAAAAACCGGCAGCCATTAAAAAGGCGCAAACGGTAAAAACTTTGCCTAAGCCTAAAACATCGGCTAAGCCTGTTATAAAAAAAGCAGTAGTCTTAAAACATAAGAAGGCAGACCTTAAAAAGGAAGAGGTTATTCCTGTAACTACTGTTGAGCAGAAAGTAAAGGCGGCTAAAACCCCGGTTGTAAAAGAGCATATACCTAAGCCGGAGATTAAGAAAGAAGCTCCGGAGCAACGCAAGGTACCGCTTCCCGGCCAGCAGCAGGCTCCTTTACCTTCGTCTAAACCTGAGATAAAAGGACCGGTCAAAACTTCGGCAGTAAAGCCGGCGGCTGCAGTAAAAACAGTTAAACAGGAGCCGGTATATCACAAAGAGCAGGCGCCAGAAAAACCGGAAGTTAAGACTGTGCAACCCGAGAGAAAACTTAAAGAACTCGAACTCAAGCTTCCTATAACCGTAAAGGACCTTTCTGTAAAGCTTCAGGAGAAACCGTCTGTCCTGATAAAAATGCTGATGGAGATGAAGATACTTGCCGGCATGAATCAGCCGTTAGGCCAGGATATTGTCTCTAAAATAGCAGAGAAATACGGTTTTGCGATAGTCATGGCTCCGGATGAAGAAGCGCAGATCCTTAAAGTGCATCAGGATAAAGATGCGCCGGGAGCCCTTAAACCCAGGCCTCCGATAGTTACTTTTATGGGCCATGTTGACCACGGCAAGACTTCATTATTGGATGCGATAAGAAAAACCAAAGTCGTAGAGAGCGAGCACGGCGGGATCACCCAGCATATTGGAGCATACCGCGTAATCCTTCCCGGAGGCGAAATTACATTCCTGGATACGCCCGGCCACGAAGCATTTACGGCCATGCGCGCACGCGGAGCAAGTATCACCGATATAGTAGTATTAGTGGTTGCCGCTGATGAAGGCATCATGCCCCAGACTAAAGAAGCTATAGATCATGCCAAAGCAGCCGGTGTATCTATCATTGTCGCGCTTAATAAAATTGACAGGCAGCAGGCTAACGTAGATAAGGTAAAGAAGGAGCTTGCTGAATTAAACCTTACACCTGAAGACTGGGGAGGCAAAACCATAACTGTCCCGGTATCGGCAAAGACAGGCCAGGGTATTGATAATCTTTTAGAGATGATCCTGTTAGAGTCCCAGATGTTGGAATTAAAGGGCAATCCTGACAGGCCTGCAAACGGCATTGTGATAGAATCAAAGCTTACCAAAGGCAAGGGAATAGTAGTAACACTATTGGTTAAGAGCGGCGTCCTGCACTTAAACGAAAATTTAATCGTGGGTAATTTTTATGGCAGGATAAGGGCGATGTTTGATGACCGCGGCCGTTCGGTAACCAAGGCCGGGATGTCTAATCCTGTTGAGGTCCTGGGAATATCAGGCATACCCCAGGCAGGCGAGCAGTTTTTTGTGGTTAAAGACGAGAAAGAAGCAAGGTCTCTTTCCAATATAAGGCAGGATAAAGAAAAAGAGGAACAACTCGCGCCCATAAAAAGAATAAGCTTAGAAGACTTGCATGATCAGATACAGCAGGGCAAGATTAAAGACCTGAAGCTCATTATAAAGGCTGATGTCCAGGGTTCTATTGAGGCGATCAAAGATATGCTCAATAAACTCAATGTCTCAGAGATAAAACTGGATATAATCCATGAAGGCGTAGGCAGTATTAATTCTTCGGATATCATTCTTGCGGTTGCCTCAAATGCGCTGGTGCTTGGTTTTAATGTCCCCGTGGAAGATAAGGCTGCCGAATTGGTGGCTAAAGAAGGCGTGGATGTCAGGACGTATAATATAATTTACGAGTTAGGAAATGATATAAAAGCCGCAGTAGAAGGCATGCTTGAGCCGAAATTAAAAAAGGTCTTTTTAGGCAAGGCACAGGTAAAGAAAGTGTTTAAGCTTTCGCGCGAATCCGGGTTGATCGCAGGCTGCCAGGTAATAAAGGGCACAATCACCCGTTCGGCATCTGTCAGTTTATTACGTAACGGCAGCGAGGTTATAGAAACCAAGATATCTTCGTTAAAGAGGTTTAAAGACGATGTAAGAGAGGTAGCCGAAGGTTACGAATGCGGGATATCTTTAGCTAACTTTAATGAGATAATGGAAGGCGATGTAATCGAGGCATTTGAACTTGAGAAGATCGCCAGAAAATTATAA
- the trpS gene encoding tryptophan--tRNA ligase: protein MIKKRILSGMRPTGKLHLGHLVGALNNWVKLQELHECLFMVADWHALMSEYEDPSAIQENIFDNVADWLACGIDPVKSIVFVQSQVKEHLELSMIFSLITPLGWLERCPTYKEQLKQVANRDLKTYAFLGYPVLQAADILLYKATAVPVGEDQLPHLELTREIGRRFNSLYKKELFPEPEGLLTKFPRLLGLDGRKMSKSYDNFIAISEPSESLKKKVMNMFTDPERIRITDPGHPDKCNVHNYYKLFAPEREKEVATLCRQAKVGCINCKKELSQILIDYLAPLQKKKDELAKDKKKIELILEAGREKAHVLAKETISQAKKLLGI from the coding sequence ATGATAAAAAAACGTATACTTAGCGGGATGCGGCCTACAGGAAAACTCCACCTTGGGCATTTAGTCGGAGCGCTGAATAACTGGGTAAAATTACAGGAGCTCCACGAATGTTTATTTATGGTTGCCGACTGGCATGCGCTTATGTCCGAATATGAAGACCCCTCCGCTATCCAAGAGAATATATTTGATAATGTAGCCGATTGGCTGGCTTGCGGGATAGACCCTGTTAAATCCATAGTCTTTGTGCAATCGCAGGTAAAGGAGCATCTTGAGCTGAGCATGATATTTTCGCTGATTACCCCTCTTGGGTGGCTTGAGCGATGCCCTACTTATAAAGAGCAGTTAAAGCAGGTCGCAAACCGCGACTTAAAGACTTACGCTTTCCTCGGGTATCCCGTGCTTCAGGCAGCGGATATACTTCTTTATAAAGCAACAGCTGTGCCTGTAGGAGAAGACCAGTTACCCCATCTTGAATTAACCAGAGAGATAGGCCGCAGGTTCAATTCTCTTTATAAGAAAGAACTATTTCCGGAGCCGGAAGGGCTGTTAACAAAATTTCCGAGGTTATTAGGGCTTGATGGCCGCAAGATGAGCAAAAGCTATGATAATTTTATTGCTATATCTGAGCCGAGCGAAAGCCTTAAGAAAAAAGTAATGAATATGTTTACCGACCCGGAAAGGATAAGGATAACTGATCCCGGGCACCCGGATAAATGCAACGTGCATAATTACTATAAACTTTTCGCTCCTGAAAGGGAAAAAGAGGTAGCTACTTTATGCCGGCAGGCTAAAGTCGGCTGCATAAACTGCAAGAAGGAATTATCTCAGATACTCATCGATTACCTTGCGCCTTTACAGAAAAAAAAGGATGAACTGGCCAAAGATAAGAAAAAGATAGAACTTATACTTGAGGCAGGAAGAGAAAAAGCGCATGTGCTTGCAAAAGAAACGATATCGCAGGCAAAAAAACTTCTGGGGATCTAA
- a CDS encoding chromosome segregation protein ScpA — translation MSGYKIKLDIFEGPLDLLLYLVKKDHLNIYDIPIKEVTEQYLRYLELMRLLDLNIAGEFLVMAATLLQIKSKMLLPAEKEEAPEAEAEDPRAELVRRLLEYEKFKEIAQDLRERESAQQEVFKRPKLPEKQDAAGKNEVYFEANLFDLIAAFSRALEDVPKELFYEVIKDEFTVEDKIHQILHLLLVEQSVQISRLFSEARNKIEVVVTFLGILELIRLKEIVARQKSLFGEIEVVRNKENIIPYERRNKAEDTEQ, via the coding sequence ATGTCCGGATATAAGATAAAATTAGATATTTTCGAGGGGCCGCTCGACCTGCTTCTGTATCTGGTAAAGAAGGATCATCTTAATATTTATGATATCCCGATAAAAGAGGTCACTGAGCAATACCTGCGTTATCTTGAGCTTATGAGGCTGCTTGACTTAAATATCGCCGGGGAATTCCTGGTAATGGCAGCAACACTCCTGCAGATAAAGTCCAAGATGCTTCTGCCCGCAGAGAAGGAAGAGGCGCCGGAGGCGGAGGCTGAGGACCCCAGGGCAGAGTTAGTCAGGAGGCTGCTGGAATACGAGAAATTCAAAGAGATAGCACAAGATTTACGCGAAAGGGAATCAGCCCAGCAGGAAGTATTTAAAAGGCCCAAGCTCCCTGAGAAGCAAGATGCCGCAGGCAAGAACGAAGTGTATTTTGAGGCAAACCTCTTTGACCTTATCGCTGCTTTTTCCAGGGCATTAGAGGATGTCCCGAAGGAATTATTTTATGAGGTTATAAAAGATGAGTTTACAGTTGAAGATAAGATCCACCAGATATTGCACCTGCTTTTAGTAGAACAGAGTGTACAGATATCACGGTTATTCAGCGAGGCAAGGAATAAGATAGAAGTAGTAGTCACTTTCTTAGGTATACTGGAATTAATAAGGTTGAAAGAAATAGTTGCCAGGCAGAAATCGCTTTTCGGCGAAATAGAAGTAGTCAGGAACAAGGAGAATATAATCCCTTATGAAAGAAGAAATAAGGCAGAAGATACTGAGCAATAA
- the ruvB gene encoding Holliday junction branch migration DNA helicase RuvB has translation MKEEIRQKILSNKDTIASSGLKGAAGDNPDDFLTRLNETEEDVVLNMSLRPAKFQEFVGQKEVVDNLNICLTAARQRNEPVEHILFSGPPGLGKTSLAHIIAHEMNAKITATSGPAIERAGDLIGILTNLGKGDILFIDEIHRLSKVVEEFLYPALENFQIDFVIDKGPYAKTIKFNLKPFTLVGATTRVGLLASPLRSRFGIFYNLDFYQIEDLAKIIKHSAKILGVEVTAQAADEIARRSRGTPRIANRLLRRVRDYAQVQNIARIDVPVAAKILNDLGIDEAGFDHLDRKFLKALIELHDGGPVGVESIAASLNEEVDTIVDTVEPYLLKAGYLKRTPRGRTVTKAAFAHFGIKNIKDKQQELF, from the coding sequence ATGAAAGAAGAAATAAGGCAGAAGATACTGAGCAATAAAGATACCATTGCTTCTTCCGGTTTGAAAGGCGCTGCCGGTGATAACCCGGACGATTTTCTTACCAGGCTTAATGAGACCGAAGAGGACGTCGTATTGAATATGTCTCTGAGGCCGGCTAAGTTCCAGGAATTTGTCGGCCAGAAAGAGGTAGTGGATAACCTTAACATATGTCTTACTGCTGCCAGGCAGAGAAATGAGCCTGTCGAACATATATTGTTTTCCGGCCCGCCGGGCTTAGGCAAGACATCCCTTGCACATATCATAGCCCACGAGATGAATGCAAAGATCACGGCTACTTCCGGTCCTGCCATAGAGAGGGCAGGCGACCTGATAGGTATACTGACTAACCTGGGAAAGGGTGATATCCTTTTTATTGATGAGATACACCGGTTGTCAAAAGTGGTGGAAGAATTTTTATACCCGGCCTTAGAGAATTTCCAGATAGATTTTGTTATTGATAAAGGCCCGTATGCCAAGACGATAAAATTCAATTTAAAGCCGTTTACCCTTGTGGGGGCGACAACAAGGGTAGGGTTGCTTGCGTCTCCCTTAAGGAGCAGGTTCGGTATTTTTTATAACCTGGATTTTTACCAGATAGAAGACCTGGCAAAGATAATAAAACATTCAGCTAAGATACTTGGGGTAGAGGTAACCGCGCAAGCAGCTGATGAGATCGCAAGGCGCTCAAGGGGCACCCCGAGGATAGCCAACAGGCTCTTAAGAAGGGTGAGGGATTATGCACAGGTGCAGAATATAGCCAGGATAGATGTGCCGGTTGCCGCTAAGATACTTAATGACCTGGGTATTGATGAGGCGGGGTTTGACCATCTTGACCGTAAATTCTTAAAGGCTTTAATAGAGCTGCATGATGGCGGACCAGTGGGCGTTGAATCGATAGCTGCCAGCCTTAACGAAGAAGTAGACACTATCGTAGATACAGTAGAACCATACCTGCTTAAGGCAGGCTATTTGAAACGCACCCCCCGCGGAAGAACGGTTACCAAGGCTGCGTTTGCGCATTTTGGAATTAAAAATATAAAAGACAAGCAGCAGGAGCTATTCTAA
- a CDS encoding DUF2905 domain-containing protein, with product MSNFGKLLIVFGMIITGLGLILFLSGKLPFIGKLPGDIIVEKKNFTFYFPLATSLLLSLLISLIIWLKSGR from the coding sequence ATAAGCAACTTTGGCAAGCTGCTCATAGTTTTTGGTATGATTATAACAGGCCTGGGCCTGATCCTTTTTTTATCCGGTAAATTACCATTTATCGGTAAATTACCCGGGGATATTATTGTAGAAAAGAAGAATTTCACTTTCTATTTTCCCTTGGCTACATCGTTGCTTCTGAGTTTATTAATATCTTTAATCATCTGGCTTAAATCCGGCCGCTAA